The Brasilonema sennae CENA114 genome includes a region encoding these proteins:
- a CDS encoding YtxH domain-containing protein yields MSNNRSGSFIGGMMLGATIGALTGLLIAPRTGRETRQLLKKSASALPELAEDISTSVQIQADRLSANARSNWDDTLDRLREAISAGIDASLRESQAMKQQNAQEKSDTVPQHLDN; encoded by the coding sequence ATGTCTAACAACCGTTCTGGATCATTTATTGGCGGTATGATGCTAGGCGCAACCATTGGTGCTTTAACTGGGTTGCTCATTGCTCCACGCACAGGACGCGAAACCCGTCAACTCTTGAAGAAATCTGCCAGTGCTTTGCCAGAATTGGCAGAAGATATTTCAACGAGTGTCCAAATACAGGCAGACCGCCTTTCTGCAAACGCACGCTCTAACTGGGATGATACTTTAGACCGACTGCGGGAGGCAATTTCAGCAGGCATTGATGCTAGTTTGCGGGAAAGCCAAGCAATGAAGCAGCAAAATGCTCAAGAAAAGTCCGATACCGTTCCTCAACATTTAGATAATTAG